Proteins encoded by one window of Arachis hypogaea cultivar Tifrunner chromosome 1, arahy.Tifrunner.gnm2.J5K5, whole genome shotgun sequence:
- the LOC112707310 gene encoding CBL-interacting serine/threonine-protein kinase 1 isoform X2 — protein sequence MVILSLGRRGNERSEEGKGRQLGKYELGRTLGEGNFGKVKFARDTHSGHPFAVKILDKNKITTLNVSDQIKREIATLKLLKHPNVVRLFEASKGKLSETEGRKLFQQLIDGVSYCHNKGVFHRDLKLENVLVDDKGNIKITDFGLSALPQHFRGDGLLHTTCGSPNYVAPEILANRGYSGATSDAWSCGVILYVILTGYLPFDDRNLAVLYQKILKGDVQIPKWLSAGAQNMIKKILDPNPETRITMAAIKEDPWFKQGYAPATHEDEEEDIYIDNEAFAMNEVQLDAEQRSPQSPTLINAFQLIGMSSCLDLSGFFEKEDVSERKIRFTSNLSAKDLVERIEDIVTKMGFQVQKKNGKLKVIQENKTHKTLSSLLAAAEVFEISPSLYVVELRKSYGDASIYRQLCKKLSNDLGVPPRQALLSSEMN from the exons ATGGTGATTTTGAGTCTTGGGAGGAGGGGGAATGAAAGAAGTGAGGAAGGGAAGGGAAGGCAACTTGGGAAATACGAGTTGGGAAGGACGTTAGGCGAGGGCAATTTCGGAAAAGTCAAGTTTGCAAGGGATACTCATTCTGGACATCCTTTTGCAGTTAAGATCCTTGACAAGAACAAGATCACCACCCTTAACGTCTCTGATCAG ATAAAGAGGGAAATTGCCACACTCAAACTACTCAAGCATCCAAATGTTGTTAGATTATTCGAG GCATCCAAGGGTAAACTTTCTGAAACTGAAGGTAGGAAGTTGTTCCAACAGTTGATTGATGGTGTGAGCTATTGCCACAATAAAGGTGTCTTCCACAGGGATCTCAAG CTTGAGAATGTACTAGTGGATGACAAAGGAAACATTAAGATAACTGATTTTGGTCTTAGTGCTTTACCCCAACATTTCAGG GGAGATGGATTATTGCATACAACTTGTGGAAGTCCTAATTACGTCGCGCCGGAGATTCTTGCTAATAGGGGCTACAGTGGTGCAACATCAGATGCATGGTCTTGTGGTGTGATCTTGTATGTAATTCTAACAGGATACCTCCCATTTGATGACAGAAATCTTGCAGTTCTTTACCAAAAG ATTTTGAAAGGAGATGTTCAGATACCAAAATGGCTTTCAGCCGGTGCCCAAAACATGATAAAAAAGATTCTTGATCCCAACCCTGAAACCCGAATAACAATGGCTGCGATCAAAGAAGATCCATGGTTCAAACAAGGATATGCTCCGGCAACTCATGAGGATGAGGAAGAGGACATATATATTGACAATGAAGCCTTTGCCATGAATGAAGTG CAACTAGACGCAGAGCAAAGGAGTCCACAATCACCAACTCTTATCAACGCATTTCAGTTGATTGGGATGTCGTCATGCCTCGACCTCTCTGGATTTTTTGAGAAAGAG GATGTCTCTGAAAGGAAGATAAGATTCACGTCCAACCTTTCGGCTAAAGATTTGGTAGAGAGGATTGAGGATATTGTGACGAAAATGGGATTTCAAGTCCAGAAGAAAAATGGCAAA tTGAAAGTTATACAAGagaacaaaacacacaaaaccctTAGCAGCCTCTTAGCTGCGGCAGag GTTTTTGAAATAAGCCCATCATTGTATGTTGTAGAATTAAGGAAGTCTTATGGAGATGCATCTATATATAGACAG ttatgcaagaagttatcaaatGATTTGGGTGTTCCTCCAAGGCAAGCGTTGCTTAGCTCTGAAATGAATTAG
- the LOC112707310 gene encoding CBL-interacting serine/threonine-protein kinase 1 isoform X1, with the protein MVILSLGRRGNERSEEGKGRQLGKYELGRTLGEGNFGKVKFARDTHSGHPFAVKILDKNKITTLNVSDQIKREIATLKLLKHPNVVRLFEVLASKTKIYMVLEYVTGGELFDKIASKGKLSETEGRKLFQQLIDGVSYCHNKGVFHRDLKLENVLVDDKGNIKITDFGLSALPQHFRGDGLLHTTCGSPNYVAPEILANRGYSGATSDAWSCGVILYVILTGYLPFDDRNLAVLYQKILKGDVQIPKWLSAGAQNMIKKILDPNPETRITMAAIKEDPWFKQGYAPATHEDEEEDIYIDNEAFAMNEVQLDAEQRSPQSPTLINAFQLIGMSSCLDLSGFFEKEDVSERKIRFTSNLSAKDLVERIEDIVTKMGFQVQKKNGKLKVIQENKTHKTLSSLLAAAEVFEISPSLYVVELRKSYGDASIYRQLCKKLSNDLGVPPRQALLSSEMN; encoded by the exons ATGGTGATTTTGAGTCTTGGGAGGAGGGGGAATGAAAGAAGTGAGGAAGGGAAGGGAAGGCAACTTGGGAAATACGAGTTGGGAAGGACGTTAGGCGAGGGCAATTTCGGAAAAGTCAAGTTTGCAAGGGATACTCATTCTGGACATCCTTTTGCAGTTAAGATCCTTGACAAGAACAAGATCACCACCCTTAACGTCTCTGATCAG ATAAAGAGGGAAATTGCCACACTCAAACTACTCAAGCATCCAAATGTTGTTAGATTATTCGAG GTCTTGGCCAGCAAAACAAAAATCTATATGGTACTTGAGTATGTGACAGGAGGGGAGTTATTTGACAAAATT GCATCCAAGGGTAAACTTTCTGAAACTGAAGGTAGGAAGTTGTTCCAACAGTTGATTGATGGTGTGAGCTATTGCCACAATAAAGGTGTCTTCCACAGGGATCTCAAG CTTGAGAATGTACTAGTGGATGACAAAGGAAACATTAAGATAACTGATTTTGGTCTTAGTGCTTTACCCCAACATTTCAGG GGAGATGGATTATTGCATACAACTTGTGGAAGTCCTAATTACGTCGCGCCGGAGATTCTTGCTAATAGGGGCTACAGTGGTGCAACATCAGATGCATGGTCTTGTGGTGTGATCTTGTATGTAATTCTAACAGGATACCTCCCATTTGATGACAGAAATCTTGCAGTTCTTTACCAAAAG ATTTTGAAAGGAGATGTTCAGATACCAAAATGGCTTTCAGCCGGTGCCCAAAACATGATAAAAAAGATTCTTGATCCCAACCCTGAAACCCGAATAACAATGGCTGCGATCAAAGAAGATCCATGGTTCAAACAAGGATATGCTCCGGCAACTCATGAGGATGAGGAAGAGGACATATATATTGACAATGAAGCCTTTGCCATGAATGAAGTG CAACTAGACGCAGAGCAAAGGAGTCCACAATCACCAACTCTTATCAACGCATTTCAGTTGATTGGGATGTCGTCATGCCTCGACCTCTCTGGATTTTTTGAGAAAGAG GATGTCTCTGAAAGGAAGATAAGATTCACGTCCAACCTTTCGGCTAAAGATTTGGTAGAGAGGATTGAGGATATTGTGACGAAAATGGGATTTCAAGTCCAGAAGAAAAATGGCAAA tTGAAAGTTATACAAGagaacaaaacacacaaaaccctTAGCAGCCTCTTAGCTGCGGCAGag GTTTTTGAAATAAGCCCATCATTGTATGTTGTAGAATTAAGGAAGTCTTATGGAGATGCATCTATATATAGACAG ttatgcaagaagttatcaaatGATTTGGGTGTTCCTCCAAGGCAAGCGTTGCTTAGCTCTGAAATGAATTAG